The Streptomyces sp. NBC_00659 genomic interval CATGGTGGAGGCCCGTCGGGGCCGGATCGTCCTGATCTCCTCCGTGGTGGGCCTGCTCGGTGCGGCGGGGCAGGCCAACTACGCGGCCTCCAAGGCCGGTCTGGTCGGCTTCGCCCGCTCGGTCGCCCGCGAACTGGGCTCGCGCGGGATCACCTGCAATCTGGTGGCGCCCGGTTTCGTCGAGACCGACATGACGAGGGCACTGAGCGAAAAGCAGCGCGCCGCGTTCCTGGGCAAAGTGCCGCTGGCGCGCAGCGCGGAGCCGGAGGAGATCGCCGCCGCCGTGCGCTTCCTCGCCTCCGAGGAAGCCGGGTACATCACCGGAGCCGTCATCCCTGTGGACGGCGGCCTCGGCATGGGGCACTGAGCCCGTCGTGTGTCCCCGGCCCGAGGGCCGAAGTCAGAGGTGCTCGGAGACCAGCACCGCAGTGGTGCCGGTCTCCAGCGCCTGGAAGACGTGCGGGACGTCGGCCGGGTAGCCGATGTAGTCGCCCGGCAGAAGTTCCACCGGTTCCTGCGCGGTCCCGACCAGCGCCCGGCCCGTACCGATCACCACGTGTTCCACCACGCCCGGCATGTGCGGGGCGGACGAACGCTGCGGACCGGGTTCGGCGGCGATGCTGTAGACGTCTCGCCGGGCCCCGGGCGGGGACGCGGCCAGCAGGGTGGCCCGGTAGTCGGCCTCGGCCGAGACCACGGCCGGCCCCTGGCCCGCCCGGATCACCTGGACCGCGGGTCGGGAGGCGGCCAGCAGCCGGGAGAACGGGATCTCCAGGACCACGCAGAGCGCCCAGAGGGTCTCCAGGCTGGGGTTCCCGGCACCCGATTCGAGCTGGGAGAGCGTGGACTTGGCCAGTCCGGCGCGGCGGGCCACCTCGGTGAGGGAGAGCCCGGCCCGGACACGCTCCGCGCGCAGGGAGGCGGCGATCGCTTCGAGCGGCGGCTTGAGCGGGAGGTCGGCTTCGGACACGAGATGTTCGCTCCAATGGTCAATCGTTCGCCTTGACGAACACTTCCTTACCGTTCACTATAAACGCCATGCGTTCGTTATGGAAAACTCTCAGTCGTGCCCAATGGCGTGACATCGCGCTCGTCTGCCTCGCGGTGGGCGTCATCGGCCTGTCGTACGGCGCCATCGCGGTCACCTCGGGCTTCGCCTGGTGGTTCCCGGTCCTCATGGGCGCGCTCGTCCTCGCCGCCTCCTCCGAGTTCCTGTTCGTCGGGATCATCGCCGCCGGAGGCAGTCCGATTGCCGCCCTGCTGGCCGGACTCCTGGTCAACGCCCGGCACGTGCCGTTCGGCCTGGCCGTCCCCGACGTCCTCGGCCGCGGCTGGAAGGGCCTGCTCGGCACACACCTGATGAACGACGAGACCGTCGTCTTCGCCATCGCCCAGGACGGACTCCCGCGCAAGCGGGCCGCATACTGGGCCTGCGGGCTCGGCATCCTGATCTGCTGGCCGACCGGGGCCGCGCTGGGCGCCCTGCTGGGCAGCGTCGTCCACGACACCGACGCCCTCGGCCTGGACGCCATGTTCCCCGCAGTGATCCTGGCGCTGATCCTGCCCGCCCTGAAACAGCGCGAGTTGCGGCGGACCTCCCTGGCCGGAGTGGTCCTGGCGCTGGCCTCCACCGCCTTCCTCCCCGCCGGACTCCCGGTGCTGGTCGCCCTGGTCGCCCTGGCCGCCCTGCCGCTCTTCACCGTCGCCGCGGCGACGGGGGAAGCCGACCAAGGAGCCGGCCGATGAAGAACGCCGTCCCGACGCTCATCGCGATGCTGGCCCTCGCGGGGGGCACCTTCCTGCTCCGGCTCGCCGGACCGGCCCTGCGGGCCCGGATCACCTTCCCGGAGCGGGCGGAGGAACTGCTGGAGGCCTCCGCCGTCGTCCTGCTCGCGGCCCTGACGGCCACGGCCGCGCTCGCCGAAGGACACGGGTTCGCGGGCCTGGCCCGCCCGATCGGCGTGGCGGTGGGCGGCGTACTCGCCTGGCGCAAGGCCCCGTTCCTCCTCGTCGTACTCGCCGCCGCCGGTGCGGCCGCCCTGCTCCGGCTCGCCGGAGTGCGCTGACCGGCGGCCGTCCAGGCGGAATATTCCGCACCGAACCCATAACGCGGAAAACGATTTTCCGCAGATCTTTACAGCGAATTCAAGCCACTCTCATCTCACATGGTGGATTACGGGTTGTCCGCCAATATCGGCCGTCAGTACGCTGCGGACGAACCATGATCCAAACCGTGAGCCACGCTCATCACCGCAGGTGAATCGGTTCAGGCGGGCTGCATCGCGGCCATGACCCCTGTCGGGATCACCTCGTGCACGGTTCCGGTAAACATACCCCACGTTTCGCTTTGCCGACGCTTAGGCAGTCGGCTGAATTTCGGCCGTCGGCAGACAAAAGAAGTCCTGCCGGTTTCCATGGGTAACCTGAAATACTTTTCTCCGGATTTCGCCAAGCCTCGACTGGCCGACCGCTGCGGTCTCATTCCACCCCCGTACTTAAAGCAGGAGTACCCGAACACGATGAGCATTACCGACACCCTCGGCTCACCCGTCCGGAAGACCCATGTCCCTCCGGACCGCCCAGTCCTCACCCGCGACCACGCCTGGGACACGGTGATGCGCCGGGTCCCGCTGCTCTCCGAGCGTGAACTGGACGTGTTCCACCTGCTGGCGAAGGGGGCGTCGAACCGGACCATCTCGACACGGCTCGCCATCACCGAACGCACCGCCAAGGCCCATGTTGCGCAGATCCTGGCCAAGCTCGACGTGGAGTCCCGGTTACAGGCGGGGATCGTCGCCTTCGCCTGGGAGACCTTCAGCCGGGGCGGCGGAACCTCGGCCTGCCTCTCCCCGTACCTGCTGCTTCCCGCCTGACCGGCCGCGTGCGGGTCCGGAGGTCCGCACGCGGGGCCGGGGGCCAGCCCTCCTCCCGCTCCACCGGAAGCCACAGCTCGGCGCCGACCTCGCCCTCCGGCCTTGCCCGCCGCCGGACGGACGCTGAGGATCTCGGGCCCTGCCCGGCTGCGGTACGGGTTGGACGGGAACCACTGGGTGAACACGTCCCGCCACAGGTGCTGGATGGTTTCCGGCGCCGGACCGGAGGTGGCGAAGAACGCCCAGGTGTCGGCCGGGACGGGCAAGGTCGTCACAGCGGACGGCTGGTGGGCGAAGTGGCAGGCCGGTGGGCGTGAGGCGCTGACCGCGCGTCCGCGGGGGCGGCGCGTGGGTGAACATCAGGTGCTGCCCGGGGTCGAGCAGACGGCGGTGCGGCAGGCGACCCGGCGGGGGCGGTTTTGGTGTTGGAGGCGCCGCTGCCGGATGGGAACGCTTCCTGGGATCCGACCATGCAGAGGTACAGAACGCCCGCCTATGGATTGCTCATTGACGCCCGGTTCGTGGAGATCTGCCGACTCGGCGATTGGCGGAGGGTTCATCCTCCACACCGAGCGCCCGAAGCCGCAGCCCGCCCGATGTCTCCAGCTCACCCTGGAAGAAGGAGACCGAGCCGGATAGGCTACGAAAACAACGTTTGGCCTGCGAACAGGGCCATAGAGGCTCTGCCCCGACATCCGGGGCGGAGTCTTTGCGCGTTGGAAGGGGAATCCGCTGCGCGCGAGTTCGAGACCCCTTTCTACGCTGGCGAGATCGCCCCCATGTCTTCGATCTGCTGCCTTGTGGCCTTGTTGAGGACGCGTTGGGGACGCAAGGATAGGAACAGGCTGACAAGAGCCGAGAAGCACCAACACAGATGATGGCGTCTGACCTGCTGAAACGTCATGGATGAGCGTTGATCGGCAAGGGTCGCCAAGATCCTCAAAGGACACCGAACTCGCCGGGCGCGGGGTTCGGGACCAGCCCGGCTCACCGTGGTCGTCGATGTCAGCGGAACAGCTTTGGCACCGGGCAGACCTGGAGCGGCTCGTCCGGCCGGCCCCCGGACATGCCGTCCGGCACATTTCCCCAGTGACCGGCAGGTCCGGCGGCTTCGTTCTCCCGCTCGGAGAGGACGAAGCCGCCGGACGTCATGAGCCGGCAATCCTTGCCCGGGGCGGCGTCAGTTCTTGCTGTTGTCCACGATCACCGGAGTGCCGTTCGAGTCCGTGCCACACGGCACCGCGTACACCGGGTTGGCCTTCGCGGCTTCCTTGTATGCCTCGAGGCACTGGTTGTACAGCACCTTGTCGCTCAGCGACCGCTCGATGATCTTGTTGGCACTGGCGATGCCCTCCGCCTCGATCCGCTTGCGCTCCGCCTCCGCTTTGGCCGTACGCGCCGCCTCGGTGGCCCGCTCGGTGGCCTGCTCCTGCTGGATCTTCTTGTCGATCTGGTCCTGCAGCTTCTCCGACGGCCTCACATTGCGCAGGTTGACGGAAGTGACGTCGATGCCGCGCGGTGCCAGTCGCTCGTTGACGAGGTCGGCGATCTCCGTGCTGATCTGCTCGCGGGCGGATGCGTAACCTTCCTCGCTGGTGTGCTTCGCGAAGACGTTGCGGATGATCTCGCGGCTGTCCGGCAGCACCAGCCGCTCCTCGACGGCTTCCTCGCTGCCCGCCAGCTGGTACAGCGCGACCGCCTTGGCCGGCACCACGGCCCACTTGATGGTGACGTCCGCGTAGAGCACGCCGCCCTGCGAGGAGCGGACCTCCACCACGTCCTTGTCCTTGAGGTCGAGGTCCACCGGGCGGGTCGAGAAGGACGTGACGTCGGTGAACGGTGACTTGAAGTGCATGCCCGAGGTCAGCGGTGTGCCGAGCTTGCCGAAGGTGACCGGCACGCCGACCTCGTAGGCACTCACGACATGGATGCAGGCGAAGGCGCCTGCCAGCACACCCGCAAGGGCGCTGAGCGCCGCCCCGAGCTTCCAGTGGCCCGCGGGAGTGCGGCCGCGGCCGACGAGAAGAAGTACTACCGCAACTATGAGCAGCAGGATGGACAGCACGAACACAGGTATCCCCCTCCGGAAACGTGACTGCGCCTCCTGGGGCGCGGCACCGGCGCATCGTAGCGATCTCGGGTGTCGGGCAAGCACAGGGCCCGAGCCAGGCAAGAACCGCCGGCTCCGGTGCCGATCTCCTCTATGGAGTCAGGGGCAACGACAAGCGGTGGCGAGGATCGGAGCAACGAGAAATCAGGACCGGCCGGGGCGGGAGTGAGCGCACACGCCGGCACCTCACCCGGACGACCGGAACTCTTTGCTCCGCTTCCCGCGTTCTCACGGCGTGACTCTTCAGCAAGAAATCGTCGGCAACGCCATGCAGATGGCGGTCGTCAACCTGCGCCTCGGCCAGACCGTGTACTGCGAAGCGGGAAAGTTCCTGTTCAAGACCACCAACGTGACCATGGAGACGCGGCTCTCCGGACCGTCGGGCGGCGGCGGTGGGGGCGGGCAGCAGGGCGGCAGGGGCGGCATGCTGCGCCAGGCCGTGGGCACGGCCATGCAGGCAGGTCAGCGCGCGCTCGCGGGTGAGTCGCTGGCGTTCCAGTACTTCACGTCCACGGGCGGCGAGGGGACCGTCGGTTTCGCGGGCGTGCTGCCCGGCGAGATGCGCGCCCTGGAGCTCGACGGCACGCGCGCGTGGTTCGCCGAGAAGGACGCCTTCGTGGCGGCGGAGTCGACCGTGCAGTTCGGCATCGCCTTCCAGGGCGGGCGGACCGGGCGCAGCGGCGGCGAGGGATTCGTTCTGGAGAAGTTCACCGGCCACGGCACGGTGATCATCGCGGGCGCCGGCAACTTCATCGACCTGAACCCGGCCGACTTCGGCGGCCGCGTCGAGGTCGACACGGGCTGCGTGGTCGCCTTCGAGGAGGGCATCCAGTACGGCGTCCAGCGGATCGGCGGGCTCAACCGACAGGGTCTGATGAACGCGGTCTTCGGAGGCGAGGGCCTGTCGCTGGCCACGCTGGAGGGCAACGGACGGGTGATCCTTCAGTCCCTCACCATCGAGAGCCTCGCCAACGCCCTGAGAAAGGCCCAGGGCGGCGACAAGCAGGGTCCGACGGGCGGACTGTTCTCGACCGGCGCGGGGTGAGCCCCGGCCCGCACGGGGTACGCCGTCGACCGGAACCGGGTGCGAGCCCCGTGCGGGGCACGGGACCGGTGGAAGGACGCGGGGCGTTTTCGTCGCGGACCGATGAGTTGCGGGCGCCGGTGGGGTCTGTCCTGATGGCAGCAGACCCCACCGCAAGGAAGCAGGCACCGTCATGGGCAAGCTCACCCTCACCGCGTTCGTCAGTATCGACGGAGTCCACCAGGCGCCGGGCGGTCCCGAGGAGGACTCCAGCGGCGGCTTCGGCCAGGGCGGCTGGAGCGTTCCCTTCGGCGACGACGACTTCGGGCGCTTCGTCGTCGACAACTTCTCCCACGTCGACGCGTTCCTGCTGGGCAGGCGTACGTACGAGATCTTCGCGGGCTACTGGCCGAAGATGACCGACCCGGCCGACCCGATCGCCTCCAAGCTGAACGCGCTGCCCAAGTACGTCGTCTCCTCGACGATCACCGAGCCCGCCTGGGAGGGCACGACCGTGATCACCGGCGACCTCGGCAAAGAGGTCACCGCCCTCAAGGAGCGCACCGAGGGCGAGCTCCAGATCCACGGCAGCGCGGTCCTCGCCCAGTCCCTCCTCGCGCTCGGTCTGATCGACACCCTGCACCTGATGACCTTCCCCGTGCTGCTCGGCGAGGGCCGCCGCCTCTTCGCCGAGGGTGCCGCCCCCAC includes:
- the fabG gene encoding 3-oxoacyl-[acyl-carrier-protein] reductase, whose amino-acid sequence is MSRSVLVTGGNRGIGLAVALAFAEAGDKVALTYRSGEPPEAALRLGCLAVRCDVTDSAQVEKAYHEVEEAHGPVEVLVANAGITRDQLVLRMAEEDFAAVLDTNVMGAFRIVKHAATGMVEARRGRIVLISSVVGLLGAAGQANYAASKAGLVGFARSVARELGSRGITCNLVAPGFVETDMTRALSEKQRAAFLGKVPLARSAEPEEIAAAVRFLASEEAGYITGAVIPVDGGLGMGH
- a CDS encoding helix-turn-helix domain-containing protein → MSEADLPLKPPLEAIAASLRAERVRAGLSLTEVARRAGLAKSTLSQLESGAGNPSLETLWALCVVLEIPFSRLLAASRPAVQVIRAGQGPAVVSAEADYRATLLAASPPGARRDVYSIAAEPGPQRSSAPHMPGVVEHVVIGTGRALVGTAQEPVELLPGDYIGYPADVPHVFQALETGTTAVLVSEHL
- a CDS encoding AzlC family ABC transporter permease, with protein sequence MRSLWKTLSRAQWRDIALVCLAVGVIGLSYGAIAVTSGFAWWFPVLMGALVLAASSEFLFVGIIAAGGSPIAALLAGLLVNARHVPFGLAVPDVLGRGWKGLLGTHLMNDETVVFAIAQDGLPRKRAAYWACGLGILICWPTGAALGALLGSVVHDTDALGLDAMFPAVILALILPALKQRELRRTSLAGVVLALASTAFLPAGLPVLVALVALAALPLFTVAAATGEADQGAGR
- a CDS encoding AzlD domain-containing protein, encoding MKNAVPTLIAMLALAGGTFLLRLAGPALRARITFPERAEELLEASAVVLLAALTATAALAEGHGFAGLARPIGVAVGGVLAWRKAPFLLVVLAAAGAAALLRLAGVR
- a CDS encoding LuxR C-terminal-related transcriptional regulator, which gives rise to MSITDTLGSPVRKTHVPPDRPVLTRDHAWDTVMRRVPLLSERELDVFHLLAKGASNRTISTRLAITERTAKAHVAQILAKLDVESRLQAGIVAFAWETFSRGGGTSACLSPYLLLPA
- a CDS encoding prohibitin family protein, whose amino-acid sequence is MFVLSILLLIVAVVLLLVGRGRTPAGHWKLGAALSALAGVLAGAFACIHVVSAYEVGVPVTFGKLGTPLTSGMHFKSPFTDVTSFSTRPVDLDLKDKDVVEVRSSQGGVLYADVTIKWAVVPAKAVALYQLAGSEEAVEERLVLPDSREIIRNVFAKHTSEEGYASAREQISTEIADLVNERLAPRGIDVTSVNLRNVRPSEKLQDQIDKKIQQEQATERATEAARTAKAEAERKRIEAEGIASANKIIERSLSDKVLYNQCLEAYKEAAKANPVYAVPCGTDSNGTPVIVDNSKN
- a CDS encoding AIM24 family protein; protein product: MTLQQEIVGNAMQMAVVNLRLGQTVYCEAGKFLFKTTNVTMETRLSGPSGGGGGGGQQGGRGGMLRQAVGTAMQAGQRALAGESLAFQYFTSTGGEGTVGFAGVLPGEMRALELDGTRAWFAEKDAFVAAESTVQFGIAFQGGRTGRSGGEGFVLEKFTGHGTVIIAGAGNFIDLNPADFGGRVEVDTGCVVAFEEGIQYGVQRIGGLNRQGLMNAVFGGEGLSLATLEGNGRVILQSLTIESLANALRKAQGGDKQGPTGGLFSTGAG
- a CDS encoding dihydrofolate reductase family protein; amino-acid sequence: MGKLTLTAFVSIDGVHQAPGGPEEDSSGGFGQGGWSVPFGDDDFGRFVVDNFSHVDAFLLGRRTYEIFAGYWPKMTDPADPIASKLNALPKYVVSSTITEPAWEGTTVITGDLGKEVTALKERTEGELQIHGSAVLAQSLLALGLIDTLHLMTFPVLLGEGRRLFAEGAAPTAFRRTGGTITGSGVAINTYEREGRPTYGSY